In Nocardioides dokdonensis FR1436, the following are encoded in one genomic region:
- a CDS encoding ATP-binding protein has translation MSGVAVGVDEPVPARAPGRWRTAGLIHLGGAAAYVVAFLLGRLTTLEGTTLALTWPAAGVVVLWLLLAEARRVRGGVVLLPVVTGLVNLAAGGEIAVAVAFAASNGALGLTVVLAARRLPPSFLDVRSPTPVTTGLGLIGAGLLATAVGVAVGHLGLRLAGVDLGAAATLAWWGRNFSAVVALVALAFLFLRRRAGVEHLVESASRREHLLLFVTSLAVYATVFAVMSLPLTFLPMMLTLWAGLRCTPGVAALHSIAAGTFVVGLTLLGRGPFAGVGTPQESAVVVQLYVAALVVKVLLLVALRSEREAATQQLEQEQEHAARQAGLLQAAIGSVNEGLVVVSARGEVVTANTAAARMLAWPDGAAPPLVEDFPALGADGSLLPWGETPVARGLRGESVRGEQLITVGADGRRRWLSIDVEPLSGPVGQQDSQVVVVLRDVTGERERFEELESFAGTLAHDLRGPLAAVGNWSELAQRMARGDMGDEAMLERALDRLGAGVRQLDEMIDTMLHHALTKEREAHPETVDLTALVLDVVVARGLEDSVVCDRLPPVAGDVVLLRQLVDNLVGNAVKFVAPGVRPRVRVSAVPHGDRVEIHVVDNGIGVAPELRGRVFDRFERGVGEEFPGTGLGLWLCRTIVERHDGAIEIGDGPHGRGACVRFDLPSAAERSPLQPALP, from the coding sequence ATGAGCGGGGTGGCGGTCGGCGTCGACGAACCCGTGCCGGCGCGCGCGCCGGGGCGGTGGCGCACGGCCGGGCTCATCCACCTGGGCGGAGCCGCCGCCTACGTCGTGGCGTTCCTGCTGGGCCGGCTGACGACCCTGGAAGGCACGACCCTGGCGCTCACCTGGCCGGCCGCCGGTGTCGTGGTCCTGTGGCTGCTGCTGGCCGAGGCCCGACGAGTCCGGGGCGGGGTCGTGCTGCTGCCGGTGGTCACGGGGCTGGTCAACCTCGCCGCCGGTGGCGAGATAGCGGTCGCGGTGGCGTTCGCCGCCTCCAACGGGGCGCTGGGCCTGACCGTCGTGCTGGCCGCCCGGCGCCTGCCGCCCAGCTTCCTCGACGTCCGCTCGCCGACCCCGGTGACCACGGGGCTGGGCCTGATCGGTGCCGGCCTGCTGGCCACCGCCGTGGGGGTGGCCGTGGGCCACCTGGGTCTGCGGCTGGCCGGCGTCGACCTTGGTGCGGCGGCGACCCTGGCGTGGTGGGGCCGCAACTTCTCCGCGGTCGTCGCCCTGGTCGCGTTGGCCTTCCTGTTCCTGCGCCGCCGAGCGGGCGTCGAGCACCTGGTCGAGTCCGCGTCGCGGCGCGAGCACCTCCTGCTCTTCGTGACCAGCCTGGCGGTCTACGCGACGGTCTTCGCGGTCATGTCGCTGCCGCTGACCTTCCTGCCGATGATGCTGACCCTGTGGGCCGGCCTGCGGTGCACCCCGGGGGTGGCGGCGCTGCACTCGATCGCGGCCGGCACGTTCGTGGTCGGGCTGACCCTCCTGGGACGCGGACCGTTCGCCGGGGTGGGCACGCCCCAGGAGTCGGCGGTCGTGGTCCAGCTGTACGTGGCAGCCCTGGTGGTGAAGGTGCTGCTGCTGGTGGCGCTGCGCAGCGAGCGGGAGGCCGCCACCCAGCAGCTGGAGCAGGAACAGGAGCACGCCGCTCGGCAGGCCGGGTTGCTGCAGGCAGCGATCGGGTCGGTCAACGAGGGGCTGGTGGTGGTCTCCGCGCGCGGCGAGGTGGTCACCGCGAACACTGCGGCCGCGCGGATGCTCGCCTGGCCGGACGGGGCAGCGCCACCCCTGGTCGAGGACTTCCCGGCCCTGGGGGCGGACGGCAGCCTGCTCCCGTGGGGCGAGACCCCCGTGGCCCGCGGCCTGCGGGGCGAGAGCGTGCGCGGCGAGCAGCTGATCACCGTCGGCGCCGACGGGCGGCGGCGCTGGCTCTCGATCGACGTGGAGCCGCTCAGCGGGCCCGTGGGGCAGCAGGACTCCCAGGTGGTGGTGGTGCTGCGCGACGTGACCGGCGAGCGGGAGCGGTTCGAGGAGCTGGAGTCGTTCGCCGGCACCCTCGCCCACGACCTGCGCGGACCCCTGGCGGCGGTCGGCAACTGGTCGGAGCTCGCGCAGCGGATGGCCCGGGGGGACATGGGTGACGAGGCGATGCTGGAGCGCGCCCTGGACCGGCTCGGGGCCGGGGTCCGCCAGCTCGACGAGATGATCGACACGATGCTGCACCACGCCCTGACCAAGGAGCGGGAGGCCCATCCCGAGACCGTGGACCTGACGGCCCTGGTGCTCGACGTCGTGGTGGCCCGTGGCCTCGAGGACAGCGTCGTGTGCGACCGGCTGCCGCCGGTGGCGGGTGACGTGGTGCTGCTGCGCCAGCTGGTCGACAACCTGGTCGGCAACGCGGTCAAGTTCGTGGCGCCGGGGGTGCGGCCCCGGGTGCGGGTCTCCGCGGTCCCGCACGGGGACCGGGTCGAGATCCACGTCGTCGACAACGGGATCGGGGTCGCCCCCGAGCTGCGGGGTCGGGTCTTCGACCGCTTCGAGCGCGGGGTCGGTGAGGAGTTCCCGGGCACCGGCCTCGGCCTGTGGCTGTGCCGCACGATCGTGGAGCGCCACGACGGCGCGATCGAGATCGGCGACGGTCCCCACGGCCGGGGCGCCTGCGTGCGCTTCGACCTGCCGTCCGCGGCGGAGCGGAGCCCGCTCCAGCCTGCCCTCCCGTAG